In Deltaproteobacteria bacterium, a single genomic region encodes these proteins:
- a CDS encoding peptidase encodes MAAGVLLEPVEVNDTLGVPAELARSPDTFALRVRGDSLVEEQIRDGDLILVQSVPAAGDGDTVLAVVRGEATVKRLLREDGRVLLRPANERLEPIVAEEDDVEIRGVVIAVIRKY; translated from the coding sequence ATGGCCGCGGGCGTGCTCCTCGAGCCGGTGGAGGTGAACGACACCCTGGGCGTGCCGGCGGAGCTGGCGCGGAGCCCCGACACGTTCGCCCTGCGCGTGCGCGGCGATTCCCTGGTCGAGGAACAGATCCGGGACGGGGACCTGATCCTGGTCCAGTCCGTCCCCGCCGCGGGCGACGGCGACACGGTGTTGGCCGTGGTGCGGGGCGAGGCCACGGTCAAGCGGTTGCTCCGCGAGGACGGGAGAGTGCTGCTGCGTCCCGCCAACGAACGGCTGGAACCCATCGTGGCCGAGGAAGATGACGTGGAGATCCGCGGCGTGGTGATCGCGGTGATCCGGAAATACTAG